Within the Dolichospermum compactum NIES-806 genome, the region GCCCCGTTGTATTGATAATTCCGATTTAGACGTAGCGGAAAATCTAGCTTTGCAACAACTTTGGCAACATACTCAAAAGGTAGTTAATGAAGGTAAGTATTCCTTATTGGTATTAGATGAGTTGAGTTTAGCGATTAATTTCGGTTTAATTCCAGAAACCGAGGTGTTAGAGTTTCTGTCTCACCGTCCTCCTCATGTTGATATTATCCTCACAGGTTCTCAAATGCCCCAGTCTCTTTTAGATGTAGCAGACCAAATTACAGAAATTCGCCGCAGTCATCAACCTTAAGTATTAAGATATCCTAGTAACTTAGTTTGAATTATCTGTGAACTTGTGATTAAAAACGACATCTGGATTACTGAAATGGCTCAAAAAGGGATGATTTCGCCTTTTGAGTCGAGTTTAATTCGTAAATTGCAACCTGATTCATCTCAACTTCCGCAACCTGTAATTAGTTACGGACTTTCTTCTTACGGTTATGATATCCGGCTTTCTGGCTCAGAATTTCGGATTTTTCGCCACATTCCCGGTACTGTGATTGATCCTAAAAACTTTAATCCTCAAAATCTAGAGTCTACTCAATTACATACGGATGAAAGTGGTAGTTATTTTATCTTACCTGCTCATTCCTATGGTTTAGGTGTAGCTTTAGAAAAGCTGGAAGTTCCAGCCAATATTAC harbors:
- a CDS encoding P-loop NTPase family protein; this encodes MVAQLETPGLNSSLSLPYSVEGLVQVFTSSQRSFFTSVMAQALRIAGQGTPVLIVQFLKGGIRQGHERPTQMGQHLDWIRCDLPRCIDNSDLDVAENLALQQLWQHTQKVVNEGKYSLLVLDELSLAINFGLIPETEVLEFLSHRPPHVDIILTGSQMPQSLLDVADQITEIRRSHQP